In the genome of Bosea sp. BIWAKO-01, the window GAAAAGGGAACGCGGTGCGATACCGCGGCTGCCCCCGCAACTGTAAGCGGCGAGTTTCGCGCCATCGGCCACTGGGATTGTCCCGGGAAGGCGGCGAGAGATCCGGACCCGCGAGCCAGGAGACCTGCCGTCAGCGAGTGATGCAATCCAACGGGCTGCCGGCGGGGTGGCCAAGGAGACCGAGATGACGACGAATACGGCTTCGATCACCACCCAGGCCAGCGCTTCCGAGCGCGTCAAGGCTGTCGCAGCTGCCCTGGCACTCGGCGCGGCCCTGATCTTCACCGTCGGCTTCGCCCATTCGACCAGCGTTCACAACGCAGCCCACGACACGCGCCACACCCTCGCCTTTCCCTGCCACTGAGGGAAAGACACCATGGTCAATCGTGTTCTCACGGTCAGTCTTCTGGCCGGGCTT includes:
- a CDS encoding CbtB domain-containing protein, translating into MTTNTASITTQASASERVKAVAAALALGAALIFTVGFAHSTSVHNAAHDTRHTLAFPCH